The proteins below come from a single Verrucomicrobiia bacterium genomic window:
- a CDS encoding glycoside hydrolase family 30 beta sandwich domain-containing protein yields MITGRFLRHYITAKASKDRISEKGPVLLEENPDMCLPSVLVDPSKRFQTIEGFGGAFTEAGAVSLSRMRKEHREQLFRAYFHPTEGHGYSLCRTHMNSCDFSLGSYACTEVDGDVELKHFSIDRDRQALLPMIKEAQKVASQSLKILVSPWSPPPWMKTNGQFKGGGKLKPEYRQVWANYFVRFIREYEKEGVPIWGVTVQNEPAAAQVWDSCLYSAEEERDFVRDHLGPTFHKAGLEHIKIIIWDHNRDLLIERVAPSYNDPEASSYIWGAAFHWYGPEKFENLQLAHEAWPDKKLIFTEGCQEGGPHLGSWDVGERYGHEIINDLNRWTVGWIDWNLLLDETGGPNHANNLCSAPVIADTVNDRLIFQSSYYYLGHFCRFIRPGAARILCASTREDLQVTAFRNPDESVAVVVLNRTDEERKFCLRLPDCAGSSAAPAHSISTYLWQPS; encoded by the coding sequence ATGATAACAGGTAGATTCCTCCGTCATTACATAACCGCCAAGGCCAGCAAGGATCGCATTTCCGAAAAGGGTCCGGTCCTCCTGGAAGAGAATCCGGACATGTGCCTGCCATCTGTTTTGGTCGACCCAAGCAAACGTTTTCAGACGATCGAGGGTTTTGGGGGAGCGTTCACCGAAGCCGGCGCCGTCAGCTTGTCACGGATGCGCAAAGAACATCGGGAACAACTTTTTAGGGCGTATTTTCATCCTACTGAAGGGCACGGCTATTCCCTCTGTCGCACTCACATGAATAGTTGCGACTTCTCCCTCGGAAGTTACGCCTGTACGGAGGTGGACGGTGATGTGGAGTTGAAGCATTTCTCCATCGACCGTGATCGTCAAGCGCTGCTCCCCATGATCAAGGAGGCCCAAAAAGTAGCAAGCCAATCGCTCAAGATTCTGGTGTCGCCCTGGAGCCCGCCTCCCTGGATGAAAACCAATGGCCAATTCAAGGGCGGTGGAAAGTTGAAGCCCGAATATCGCCAGGTGTGGGCCAATTATTTTGTCCGTTTCATCCGCGAATACGAGAAGGAAGGCGTGCCGATTTGGGGCGTGACCGTTCAGAATGAGCCGGCTGCCGCGCAAGTTTGGGATTCCTGCCTGTACAGCGCCGAGGAAGAAAGGGATTTCGTCCGCGATCACCTGGGGCCGACGTTTCACAAGGCCGGCTTGGAGCACATCAAGATCATTATCTGGGACCATAACCGCGATCTGCTCATCGAGCGGGTCGCGCCGTCTTACAACGATCCCGAGGCCAGCTCATATATCTGGGGCGCGGCCTTTCACTGGTACGGCCCGGAAAAATTCGAGAACCTTCAATTGGCCCACGAAGCCTGGCCGGATAAGAAACTCATCTTTACCGAAGGCTGCCAGGAAGGCGGCCCGCATCTCGGCTCCTGGGATGTTGGGGAGCGTTACGGACACGAGATCATCAACGACCTGAACCGCTGGACCGTTGGCTGGATTGATTGGAACTTGCTGCTGGATGAAACCGGCGGCCCCAACCATGCCAACAATCTCTGCAGCGCCCCGGTCATAGCGGACACGGTGAACGACCGGCTCATTTTCCAGAGTTCGTATTATTACCTCGGACACTTCTGCCGATTCATCCGTCCCGGCGCCGCGAGGATTCTCTGCGCGAGTACCCGCGAAGATCTCCAGGTCACCGCGTTTCGGAATCCCGACGAGAGTGTCGCCGTGGTCGTGTTGAACCGGACGGACGAAGAACGCAAATTCTGCCTGAGACTTCCGGATTGCGCCGGCAGCAGCGCAGCTCCCGCCCACTCGATTTCGACCTATCTTTGGCAGCCTTCCTGA
- a CDS encoding carbohydrate ABC transporter permease codes for MRSLQRFFTYLLLLLGSITFLAPLLWMLSTGLKPIDQTMTVPPSWIPYRFFVEKDGRRVEVKPGALIKAPSYVAEIEGERHIVPRSSVVNSQMKQQMPSGEEKSVPVQIIQEIPADAQHIWTTVRPVAISNAVWEALPASAITKKIAPRWNNFIGAIKAMKQFPRYLKNTLILCILTVIGTVASSALTAYGFSRIEWRGRNALFMIALATMMVPFPVTMVPLYCLFRWLGWIGTLKPLWVGSFFAGAFNVFLLRQFFMTLPKDISEAARIDGCSEFRIFWQIVLPLCRPALMVVALFQFMYTWNDFIGPLIYLTNQEDFTLALGLQFFQSQNGGTEWHYLMAASTLVALPIIVLFFFTQKTFIEGISMTGIKG; via the coding sequence ATGCGCAGCCTCCAACGCTTTTTCACCTATCTCTTGCTCCTGCTGGGCTCGATCACATTTCTGGCCCCGCTGCTGTGGATGCTTTCCACCGGTTTGAAACCGATCGATCAAACCATGACCGTGCCGCCGAGCTGGATTCCGTACAGGTTTTTCGTTGAGAAGGACGGCAGACGGGTTGAAGTCAAACCCGGCGCGCTGATCAAGGCCCCATCCTACGTTGCGGAAATCGAAGGCGAACGGCATATCGTCCCGCGTTCCAGCGTCGTCAACAGCCAGATGAAACAACAAATGCCCAGTGGCGAAGAAAAATCCGTACCTGTGCAGATCATCCAGGAAATCCCCGCTGACGCGCAACATATCTGGACGACTGTTAGGCCAGTCGCCATCAGCAATGCCGTGTGGGAAGCGCTGCCTGCATCTGCCATTACCAAAAAAATCGCACCGCGCTGGAATAACTTCATCGGGGCAATCAAGGCCATGAAGCAGTTCCCGCGTTATCTGAAAAACACTTTAATTCTGTGTATTCTGACTGTCATTGGCACCGTGGCGTCCAGCGCGCTCACCGCCTACGGCTTCTCGCGCATCGAATGGCGCGGGCGCAATGCGTTGTTCATGATCGCATTGGCAACAATGATGGTGCCCTTTCCTGTCACGATGGTGCCCTTGTACTGCCTGTTTCGCTGGCTCGGTTGGATAGGGACCTTGAAGCCCTTGTGGGTTGGTTCATTTTTCGCCGGGGCCTTCAATGTGTTTCTACTGCGGCAATTCTTCATGACCCTGCCGAAGGACATCTCCGAAGCGGCCCGCATTGATGGCTGCAGCGAGTTTCGCATCTTCTGGCAGATCGTCCTGCCTTTGTGCCGTCCGGCACTGATGGTTGTCGCCCTGTTTCAGTTCATGTACACGTGGAATGACTTTATCGGCCCGTTGATTTACCTGACCAACCAGGAGGATTTCACGCTCGCGTTGGGGTTGCAGTTCTTCCAGAGCCAGAATGGGGGAACGGAATGGCATTACTTGATGGCTGCCAGCACCCTCGTGGCGCTGCCGATCATCGTGCTGTTCTTCTTTACGCAGAAGACTTTCATCGAGGGGATCTCGATGACGGGCATTAAGGGCTGA
- a CDS encoding sugar ABC transporter permease: MTRGEKRNLLIGLAFVSPWIIGFLAFTLYPVLASVYYSFCDYDVLTKPIWVGTLNYRDLFTDSVFWKSLYNTFYFAAFVLPLGLVIALLIAVLLNQSLRGRSVFRAIFFLPSLVPIVASAMVWWWILNGNFGILNYALHWLHIRGPQWLADEKWTKPSVILMTLWGCGNTMVIYLAALQDVPRSLYESAEIDGANPWVKFRHITIPMISPVIYFNLIMGIIGSLQVFAQSYIMFSGGMLGGAGVATSAGGPNRSALFYTVYLYQCAFDFHQMGYACAMAWILFLIILFLTWVATRSTRKLIFYAGE; this comes from the coding sequence ATGACCCGCGGTGAAAAACGCAACCTGCTCATCGGCCTGGCGTTCGTCAGCCCCTGGATCATCGGCTTCCTGGCGTTCACCCTTTATCCCGTACTGGCCTCGGTCTATTATTCGTTCTGTGATTACGACGTGCTGACCAAACCGATTTGGGTCGGCACGCTGAATTATCGCGACCTGTTTACCGACAGCGTCTTTTGGAAGTCGCTCTACAACACTTTTTACTTTGCTGCGTTCGTTTTGCCGTTGGGCCTGGTGATCGCGTTATTGATAGCCGTCCTCTTGAATCAATCCTTGCGCGGTCGCTCCGTATTTCGCGCCATATTCTTCCTGCCATCGCTGGTCCCGATCGTCGCCAGCGCGATGGTCTGGTGGTGGATCCTGAATGGTAATTTTGGCATCCTCAATTACGCGCTGCACTGGTTGCACATCCGCGGCCCGCAATGGTTGGCGGACGAAAAATGGACCAAGCCGTCCGTGATTCTCATGACGCTCTGGGGCTGTGGCAATACCATGGTCATCTACCTCGCGGCGCTCCAGGACGTGCCGCGTTCGCTCTACGAGTCCGCGGAGATCGATGGCGCCAATCCCTGGGTGAAATTCCGTCACATCACGATCCCCATGATTTCACCCGTCATTTATTTCAACCTAATCATGGGCATCATTGGCTCATTACAGGTGTTCGCCCAGTCCTACATCATGTTCAGCGGCGGCATGTTGGGAGGCGCGGGCGTCGCCACCAGCGCTGGCGGGCCGAACCGTTCCGCGTTGTTCTATACCGTGTACCTCTACCAGTGCGCGTTTGATTTCCACCAAATGGGGTACGCCTGCGCGATGGCCTGGATACTCTTTCTCATTATTTTATTTCTGACGTGGGTCGCGACGCGCTCGACCCGAAAGCTTATCTTCTACGCGGGAGAGTAA
- a CDS encoding ABC transporter substrate-binding protein: MADKTADGRTIIQYWEKWTGFEDDAMEAVVDDFNASQNRIFVKKLAVSEMLRKVMLATAGGNPPDVAGLWSSNIPDFAEKGALTPLNKFIDDAGIKSNDYIHIYWEQCASHGFMWALPSTPVSLGLHWNKKLFRDAGLDPNRPPQSLDELDAICDRLTIVDVDRGGKIARVRYTELTDAEKHAKKFSLVQVGHLPTQPGWWLAMWVNWFGGSLWDGDRKITANSPENLETFEWFRKTTDKYGIDNLRRFGATFGNFASPSDPFLAGQVAMELQGVWMYNFIDKYNPQLEWGAAPFPAKDPKKYPEVTFAECDALIIPKGAPHPKEAFEFIHYVNTQGPMEKLCLGQRKFSPFVKVSDEFMRNHPNPYIKVFIEMAKSPNARYVPRLTVWNEYNDEMSVAANRVITLVATPKDALDRVQTRIQWRFDRVARRWDAVKDERIKEWNSYDPR; encoded by the coding sequence ATGGCGGATAAGACTGCGGATGGCCGAACCATTATTCAGTACTGGGAGAAATGGACCGGTTTCGAGGACGACGCGATGGAGGCGGTGGTGGACGATTTCAACGCGTCGCAAAACCGCATCTTCGTCAAGAAACTCGCCGTCAGTGAAATGCTCCGCAAGGTGATGCTGGCCACGGCCGGCGGCAATCCGCCGGACGTCGCCGGCCTCTGGTCGAGCAACATCCCGGATTTCGCCGAGAAGGGGGCTCTAACTCCCCTCAACAAATTCATCGACGACGCGGGCATCAAATCCAACGACTACATTCACATCTACTGGGAGCAATGCGCCTCCCACGGTTTCATGTGGGCCCTGCCGAGCACACCCGTTTCGCTCGGGTTGCACTGGAACAAGAAACTGTTCCGCGATGCGGGACTGGACCCGAATCGACCGCCGCAAAGCCTGGACGAGCTCGACGCGATTTGTGACCGGCTCACGATCGTGGATGTCGATCGTGGCGGCAAAATCGCCCGCGTGCGTTATACGGAACTGACCGACGCGGAAAAACACGCAAAAAAATTCTCGCTTGTGCAGGTTGGTCATTTACCAACCCAACCCGGCTGGTGGCTCGCCATGTGGGTCAACTGGTTTGGCGGAAGCCTATGGGATGGTGACCGAAAAATAACCGCGAACAGCCCGGAGAACCTCGAAACTTTCGAGTGGTTCCGCAAGACCACGGACAAATACGGCATCGACAATCTCCGCCGGTTTGGGGCCACTTTCGGAAACTTCGCCTCGCCCTCAGATCCGTTTCTCGCGGGACAGGTCGCAATGGAATTGCAGGGCGTCTGGATGTACAACTTCATCGACAAGTACAACCCGCAACTGGAGTGGGGCGCGGCGCCGTTTCCCGCCAAGGACCCCAAGAAATATCCCGAAGTGACATTCGCGGAGTGTGACGCGTTGATCATTCCCAAGGGCGCCCCGCACCCAAAGGAAGCTTTCGAGTTCATCCATTACGTCAATACCCAGGGGCCGATGGAAAAACTTTGCCTCGGCCAGCGCAAGTTCAGCCCATTTGTGAAGGTCAGCGACGAGTTCATGCGCAACCACCCGAACCCGTACATCAAGGTCTTCATTGAGATGGCGAAGAGCCCGAATGCGCGCTACGTGCCGCGCCTGACGGTCTGGAATGAGTACAACGACGAAATGTCCGTGGCCGCCAATCGAGTCATTACCCTGGTGGCAACCCCGAAAGATGCGCTCGACCGGGTCCAGACGCGCATCCAGTGGCGGTTCGATCGCGTCGCGCGGCGCTGGGACGCGGTGAAAGACGAACGCATCAAGGAGTGGAACAGTTATGACCCGCGGTGA
- a CDS encoding PEP-CTERM sorting domain-containing protein, whose protein sequence is MEKRVLSMLACVAIFTLAMSTTSKANLLVDPGSEGAVISGSGNGVGGWTFFNGGVFSTDFAHSGTNANKLAGGGGYSVPGAYQTFPASAGQQYTMTAFGLEPTVPAVNANTWGALQITFWSGPNGTGSNLGTTDTSPGNAKVGNKVDSSSTAGVWIPLSVTATAPAGTASIQAFDLVLDATAQTTYFDDQTLDLVPEPSTVAMALTGLLGLVAFAKKRRV, encoded by the coding sequence ATGGAGAAGCGAGTTCTTAGTATGCTGGCGTGTGTTGCGATATTCACGCTGGCTATGTCCACAACGAGCAAGGCGAATCTGCTCGTAGATCCGGGTTCTGAAGGGGCGGTCATCAGCGGTAGTGGCAACGGTGTTGGCGGTTGGACGTTCTTTAACGGCGGCGTGTTTTCAACTGACTTCGCGCATTCCGGTACAAACGCAAACAAGTTGGCGGGCGGAGGCGGTTACTCGGTTCCAGGCGCCTACCAAACGTTTCCGGCGAGCGCCGGCCAGCAGTACACGATGACGGCCTTTGGTCTTGAGCCAACGGTTCCGGCTGTCAACGCCAATACTTGGGGCGCTTTGCAGATCACATTCTGGTCTGGCCCCAATGGCACGGGAAGCAATCTCGGCACGACGGATACATCGCCCGGAAATGCGAAGGTCGGCAACAAAGTTGACTCAAGCTCCACAGCGGGTGTTTGGATCCCCTTGTCCGTGACGGCGACTGCTCCGGCAGGCACGGCTTCCATCCAGGCGTTTGATCTTGTTCTCGATGCCACGGCGCAAACGACCTACTTCGATGACCAGACGCTGGATCTGGTTCCTGAGCCGAGCACCGTTGCGATGGCGCTGACGGGTTTGCTGGGTCTCGTCGCGTTCGCCAAGAAGCGTCGCGTGTAG
- a CDS encoding DUF1559 domain-containing protein yields the protein MRSHGRNGVAAAFTLIELLVVIAIIGILAAMLLPALNKARAKAKTALCVSNLKQIGVAVVLYADDNDSCLPPGYVAPGISDWHLLIGPYLAKSQTTYAGADNKSAVFLCPSAVLTPPAGTTVSLTYTAHRAMFWCEPNPCTMSGGIKIPYYKLSQCNRPSEVVMVFDGTQQSINFSGTYDAQACSDQLVDSTIAYPGLAPDKFEPTGLNVDGVQGLIRWRHYSNNGANFLFVDGHVESMLGGQLLRRNLYFDQ from the coding sequence GTGAGATCGCATGGCAGGAATGGAGTTGCGGCGGCGTTCACCTTGATTGAATTGTTGGTGGTCATCGCGATCATCGGGATTCTCGCGGCGATGCTATTGCCCGCATTGAACAAGGCCCGCGCCAAGGCCAAGACTGCGCTCTGTGTATCCAACCTGAAACAAATTGGCGTTGCCGTTGTCTTGTATGCCGATGACAACGATAGCTGCCTTCCGCCCGGGTACGTTGCCCCCGGGATTTCGGATTGGCATCTGCTCATTGGACCGTACCTGGCGAAAAGCCAGACGACCTATGCCGGCGCTGATAACAAGAGCGCAGTGTTTCTCTGCCCGTCGGCTGTGCTAACGCCACCGGCAGGCACGACAGTATCACTAACCTACACTGCCCATCGGGCGATGTTTTGGTGTGAGCCGAATCCATGCACCATGTCTGGTGGTATTAAAATCCCGTACTACAAGCTGTCCCAATGCAATCGCCCCAGTGAAGTGGTTATGGTTTTTGATGGCACACAACAATCCATTAACTTTTCCGGCACATACGATGCCCAAGCCTGTTCGGATCAACTCGTTGACTCTACCATCGCTTACCCCGGTCTAGCACCCGATAAATTCGAGCCTACCGGGTTAAACGTTGATGGTGTCCAGGGCCTGATTCGGTGGCGCCACTACAGCAACAACGGCGCGAACTTTCTTTTCGTGGACGGGCATGTAGAGTCGATGCTCGGCGGCCAACTCTTGCGCCGCAACCTCTATTTCGATCAGTAA
- a CDS encoding LacI family DNA-binding transcriptional regulator — protein sequence MRLKDIAEKLNVSISTVSRALGKDTSDKVAPDLRAKIRETARQVNYVPHPAAQLMRKPKVHLITALLPFETGAFVSEFYGAVLSGVVAASREWETETRVALVDPNDVDILEEMRRVAIGAGAIFYMAKPLSVRQLVKLEDLARPIVVMGGSLPAHVDLSEVHVSTVGVNNLLASHDVTVRLLELGHRRLALINGPTSVRDAWEREQGFVKALKEYNVPLDPRAVVHVTFTTEGGVQGWEQLKSCSERPSAVICGDDEIAFGVLDALAKEKIDCPQEVSVVGFDDSRWAPRVTPALTTVRQPTAEMGRAAVELLATHLRNPSNGAGIEHRVFPVEVVNRQSVAPPP from the coding sequence ATGAGACTCAAGGACATCGCGGAGAAACTTAACGTTTCTATTTCCACCGTGTCGCGGGCGCTCGGCAAAGACACCAGCGACAAAGTTGCACCCGACTTGCGGGCCAAGATTCGTGAGACGGCTCGCCAGGTCAACTATGTGCCGCATCCGGCCGCCCAGTTGATGCGCAAACCAAAAGTCCATTTGATAACAGCGCTGCTGCCGTTTGAAACAGGTGCTTTCGTCAGCGAGTTTTACGGTGCCGTTCTATCGGGCGTGGTGGCGGCGTCCCGCGAGTGGGAGACCGAGACCCGCGTGGCCCTTGTCGACCCGAACGATGTCGATATCCTCGAAGAAATGCGCCGGGTAGCGATCGGTGCCGGGGCGATTTTTTACATGGCAAAACCACTGTCCGTCCGCCAGCTCGTCAAACTGGAAGATCTGGCGCGGCCAATCGTTGTCATGGGAGGCAGTCTCCCGGCGCATGTCGATCTATCGGAGGTCCATGTCAGCACCGTCGGCGTCAACAATTTGCTGGCCTCCCACGACGTAACCGTCCGCCTTCTGGAACTGGGCCATCGTCGCCTGGCCTTGATCAACGGTCCGACAAGCGTTCGCGATGCCTGGGAGCGGGAACAGGGATTCGTCAAGGCATTGAAAGAGTACAACGTGCCTCTCGATCCCCGCGCCGTTGTTCATGTAACCTTTACGACCGAGGGTGGGGTCCAGGGCTGGGAACAACTGAAATCGTGTTCCGAGCGTCCTTCAGCCGTTATCTGCGGGGACGATGAGATCGCGTTCGGCGTTTTGGATGCGCTGGCGAAGGAGAAGATTGATTGCCCCCAGGAAGTGTCCGTAGTGGGATTTGATGATTCACGCTGGGCGCCGCGAGTTACGCCGGCCCTGACGACGGTGCGTCAACCCACTGCGGAAATGGGACGCGCAGCGGTCGAATTATTGGCCACGCATTTGCGGAACCCATCCAATGGGGCTGGTATCGAACACCGTGTTTTCCCGGTGGAAGTCGTGAACCGCCAATCAGTCGCGCCACCGCCGTAG
- a CDS encoding Amuc_1099 family pilus-like system protein: protein MTTVLAASSIVFTSVPPYGSFNNLQGIVHGVNPANYRVAVFINVNGAGWFTKPTCGAPLTTIQPDGTWTADITTGGSDQDATQIAAYVVPANFNQPCVTNVFCIPDAVTQPAIANTLVTRLDPATRGFHWSGFDWRVKASTSPVGPGPNYFSDSTNNVSIDAQVRLHLRITHVAGLWQCAEIVLQRTLGYGTYAYHIASPVDALDPHLVLGLFTWSDQPAYTNREMDFEGGRWSYPGDYQDAQFVRQPYYLPGQLVRYRIPPFATNSIPSMNWQTNAINFLCTTGMTAVVAVPPNALLNPGFELGTGSTASNWTQFGSVFRTSTNDIGSPLIALAGAYSLKMFGPFNATPGSSGAFQNLSASPGQTWRTTGFAFNWSGDPMTQTGGYGVAQLIFLDAGNNQLQVNESQHFDPTTQQDAWQYFQVTSTAPAGTTAVRVQLLHVGQAGISGSVWWDSVSAAVTPDTRSIAQWTFTRDVPPSCDENVDWNLWLINGWTNSPANGQEAEIIMDRFEFIPNDTDRDGMPDAWELAHGLNPNDPSDAARDDDGDGFSNLQEYLAGTDPADPASAPKIVALSVTGTNTLITFSTALDKSYAIDTASSLSPPNWTTLTQNVAGTGNNLQIPIATNAPALFYRVRLLP, encoded by the coding sequence ATGACCACTGTGCTCGCCGCGTCCAGCATCGTCTTCACCTCGGTGCCCCCGTACGGATCCTTCAACAACCTCCAGGGAATCGTCCACGGCGTCAATCCGGCGAATTATCGCGTGGCCGTCTTTATCAATGTCAATGGCGCGGGCTGGTTTACCAAGCCCACCTGTGGTGCGCCGTTGACCACCATCCAGCCGGATGGAACGTGGACAGCCGATATCACCACCGGTGGCAGCGATCAGGACGCGACGCAGATCGCCGCGTACGTGGTGCCGGCCAACTTCAATCAACCTTGTGTTACCAACGTCTTTTGCATTCCAGATGCGGTCACGCAGCCGGCGATCGCCAATACTCTCGTCACGCGCCTCGACCCGGCCACGCGCGGCTTTCACTGGTCCGGTTTCGATTGGCGGGTCAAGGCCAGCACCTCCCCGGTCGGACCCGGCCCGAATTATTTCTCCGACAGCACCAACAATGTTTCCATCGACGCGCAGGTCCGATTGCACCTGCGCATCACCCATGTCGCCGGTCTCTGGCAATGCGCTGAAATTGTCCTGCAACGGACCCTGGGTTATGGCACGTACGCTTATCACATTGCTTCGCCGGTGGATGCGCTCGACCCCCATCTTGTGCTCGGCCTTTTTACGTGGAGTGATCAGCCGGCCTACACGAACCGCGAGATGGACTTCGAAGGTGGCCGCTGGAGTTACCCCGGCGATTATCAGGACGCGCAGTTTGTCCGACAACCGTATTACCTGCCCGGCCAGCTCGTGCGCTATCGCATTCCGCCGTTCGCGACCAATTCCATCCCCTCCATGAACTGGCAAACCAATGCGATCAACTTCCTCTGCACCACAGGAATGACGGCAGTTGTCGCAGTCCCGCCCAACGCGTTGCTCAACCCGGGCTTCGAGCTGGGGACCGGGTCGACCGCCAGCAACTGGACGCAATTCGGCTCCGTCTTCCGCACTTCCACCAATGATATCGGCTCCCCGCTTATTGCCCTGGCCGGCGCGTATTCCCTGAAAATGTTCGGCCCGTTCAACGCTACTCCGGGCTCCTCGGGCGCATTCCAAAACCTCAGCGCAAGCCCCGGCCAGACCTGGCGAACCACGGGGTTCGCGTTCAATTGGTCCGGCGACCCGATGACGCAGACTGGCGGATACGGGGTCGCTCAATTGATCTTCCTCGATGCCGGCAATAACCAACTGCAGGTGAACGAATCGCAACATTTCGATCCCACGACCCAACAGGATGCATGGCAGTATTTCCAGGTGACCTCCACCGCGCCTGCCGGGACAACGGCCGTCCGCGTCCAGTTGTTGCACGTCGGCCAGGCGGGCATCAGCGGGTCCGTCTGGTGGGACAGCGTTTCGGCGGCAGTCACGCCTGACACCCGCAGCATCGCGCAGTGGACTTTCACGCGCGATGTGCCCCCCAGTTGCGACGAGAATGTCGACTGGAATTTGTGGCTCATCAATGGGTGGACGAACTCCCCGGCAAACGGACAGGAAGCCGAGATCATTATGGACCGTTTCGAGTTCATCCCCAACGACACCGATCGCGACGGAATGCCCGATGCGTGGGAACTCGCCCACGGGCTCAACCCGAACGATCCCTCGGACGCCGCGAGGGACGACGACGGCGATGGCTTCTCGAATCTTCAGGAGTATCTGGCCGGCACCGACCCGGCCGATCCTGCCAGCGCTCCCAAAATCGTCGCCCTCAGCGTTACGGGAACGAACACCCTCATAACTTTCTCGACAGCCTTGGACAAATCCTACGCGATCGACACCGCAAGCAGCCTGTCTCCGCCCAATTGGACCACCCTGACCCAGAACGTGGCCGGCACCGGCAACAACCTGCAAATCCCCATCGCCACCAACGCCCCGGCCCTCTTCTACCGCGTGCGGTTGCTGCCTTGA